In Peromyscus eremicus chromosome X, PerEre_H2_v1, whole genome shotgun sequence, the sequence AGTGCACTAACTACTCTCCCTGCTCTCTAACTACTAATGCAATGTAGCAAGCATCTTGGGACTCTTGCCCCCATGATCTCTCAGTCATGATGTGTATTTTCTCAAATTAAGAGCCAATATaaacttttcttcctttacttgCCCATGTTATGTATTTTATCAGAGAAATGAATCAGGTATGTGAtatggtgggtggtggtgatggagatggaaGATCTAGGCCAGTTGTTCTCAaacttcccaatgctgtgaccctctaatacaCTTCCCCATGATggagtgacccccaaccataaaattattttcattactactttataactgcaattttctattgttattaatcattatataaatatctgtgttttccaatggtcttaggcaatcccGGTGAAAGGGTCACTTAACTCCGAAAAGGGGCCACAgactacaggttgagaaccactgatctagatccACTGAGAGAAAGTATTCACACAGTATAACACACACTCAGAAAGCTGACCTGATAAAGAATAGGGACTAAtgttcccagaaagaaaactagaatttTTTTACGGTCCTGAGGGAGGGCTGATAGATTAGAATGGCCCTGTGCTACCCACCACATGGACCATCAGAGCACACTGGAAATGCCTGGGCATTTGTGGCGTTTATTCACAACTGGGGAAATAGGAGATGGCTACTGCCTTCTAATAGCAACAGACGACAGATGGCACTAGCATACTCAGTGAACAGCATTGCCTTCTTTCTCCAAGAGAGCATCCTACTCTCCCAGCAGTGCCAAGGCTAAAACATCCTGTTCTACCTGTCGGAGATATGAATACTTAAGTGTCTCCACACAAgaatgtggtttctttttttgtgttgagGTGTCTGCTTTCTTGCAAACCGTATTTCTCATGGGATTCACTAGGTTTACTTAGGAAACATGCCTTTATACTGTACTGTTTCTTGCTATTTCTTGACGGCAGTATCAAATGAGATCATGACCTACAGTTTAGTatgtgaaaacatttaaagaatggaATGCATTTGACAGCAAGGAAGGAATAAAACTTAGACACACTCCCAGAAATCAAGTTGATATTTTATATAGAATGAATTGGTGATTACACAGTACTGTGTACAAATGGGCAATTTCTTCAAGGATTCTCCTGGCAGATGTTAAAATGCCAGAGCCCTCACTTCAGACCATTTGCGCAGCCAGGTTGGAAGCACACTGGGCCTTCACCTGACTCTGCACTCTCAAAGAGATCATCTCATAGAGAAACATAATCACTCCAAACAGTGACATTGTGGCTATCAGGACACCCATTGGGAATACATTTGTGCAGTGTTTCTTTATAATGTCCTCCTTTTTAACGGGAAAGTCAGGTGAAAAGTCAAGAGTGATTTGCCCATAGATATCTACCAGGTGGTTCAAGGTCACAGTAACAAGCGTGAAAAGGCTGCTCACAGCCAAAGTTATGGCAGACATCTTGTAGCAAAACAGCTGGATCTCAATGAGTGGATCTTCCAGACAGCTGATCTTAATGGCCACTGAAGTGAAAATCACGACTAGGAGTTTCATCAAAATGGCCCAAGCTATCAGGACTTGTAAATACTGAAATTCCGATGACTTGTTCCAGGTTGAATTGAGAGGGGTGTGAACCAACATCCTGGTCATAGACCCAGAGATGTTAAATTCCTGAGCGTAATAAGCTTTCCAGAGTCCAATTGACACAAATTGCACACCCTCGTTGTTAAACTCCCACAGGCGCCAGCATTGGCTGTTTGCAAGAATGATTTCGAACACCAAAGCTGCTGTACTGCAAATCAGGCCACTGAACTTGAAGATGAACTCCTTCATTTTGGCAAATCTGAAGAAGGCATCAAAGAAGAATAGAGTCAGTGGGACTACAAGGGAAGGCAGGAAAACAGAGGGAGTCATGGCTTGTACAGCACTGAGCTCTCATACCTTGTCCCTGTTGTCACATAGAGATGTTTCAGTGGTCTATGTACAGATAATTATTCTTCACAGagtaaataataatatttgttGACTAGGAATTTCAGTGCTTAGAACTGACAATGAGAAGAGAGTTTGCAATATCATATGTAATGACATGCTTATTTTACCTGTATTtgcaatttgtaaatattttaataccaTAAAGAGAGGAAAAAGCAGGGGAATGCTCAAATTAATTGGCATTTCTAAAATATAGTACTATAACATTTCATGACTGTTACAAACTGAAATCatctatgaaagaaaatgaaaataattcacatagtaaactcatttatgtaaaaataataacacaCTTGACACAAatttttgtatacatatatgtgtatacaaattGATCAATACATAATGATACACCTCATAAATGATAGTGTGCAATGCTATTCCTCCTTGTGAATTTTACAGAAATGTACACTTCTCTAAAGAAGGCTATACCTATTTTATAATTGAAACCAGAAGAGTATGCTCATCAATGTCTATCTGTAATATAGCcggggatagagctcagtggtaaagtgattATCTAACACGCACAAAACCCTGAATTCTTCTTTGGTATCTGTAAAGCAAAATCTATGTGTAAAATTGTCCAGAGAGTGAGTCAGAGGAATAGGGGAAATGGATAATTAACACATAAATTCATATAAATCCATAAAAGTGGATATTTCCAATTATAGCCCATCTCttacttaaaatttcatctttagaTAATTAGCTTCATTTCAGTGAAACAAAAAGAATCCTGACATATTTTTTGTGAGCAAATATCTTCTTTCACAGAAAATTTACACTCTGTATTATAACTTTGATCTAACTTCTTTGCACCTTCTCTCAATTCCAATCTTAGGATGAAGGAAGGAGGTGAGTCATTTACTCACTAGGCATTTGGATAATGTCACTGCTAACTGTGCATGCAGAAGGTTGAAGGGGCCTACACACTGGATCTCCTTGCCAGGAAACCTTCCCTAAACAGCTACCCCCTGCTCTAAAGTCTCTGTAGAATGTGCTTCCTGACTGAGTGAAGGCAGGAACAGTTCTACTAGGGAGGTTTCATCAGAAAGATGAGTTCACATTTCATGGTGGCTTGGGTAACACCCTGCCCACATCATCTTCCTTTCCAAGGCAGGCCCGAGGCAATGGACTACAAGAACAGTGTGCTGTGAGGTAGTACTGAAAACACAATGAAGATTGCTGTtgttccacaaaaaaaaaaaaaaaaaaaaagctagcttggtagtatctgtttcttcctgtgtttGAAACACATGGAGTAGATGCATTTGATTCATAGGACCATATTTGAAAGCTCCCATATATAACATAAAGTTTTTATACCTTTGTGTATTATGGATAAGAAGATTCATTTAGAAGGTGGCAGGATCACAGACGTTCTTGCTATTAACAGTAAATGCCCATATCTCCAGTCAGAAGAAGAGTGGGAAAACCTTCAGGAAAAGAAATTCTATTAGGCAGACATTTCAGCTCAGAGCAgtgtctctccaacccctagaTCCCACAATCCTTTCCATTCACTCTTGTCCTTGGCTTAAGAAGAACCTCATTTAAACACTTCAGGAGTATTCATACATCTGACTATCTAAGGACATCCATCTAGTCATTTCCCAAGTTTTGTAGGTAAGGATACAACAGAGAGAGGTTAATTCATAAACTCAACATCAGGGACCTACACAATTAAAACCTGCAGGGCAGCTCAATGATTACCTGCAGTCCCACGTGGGGCTTCTAGCCACGATATTCAGTAGCGTTTACATACACTTACCCACATGTCAATGGCCCTTTCTGGCATTCTTTGTCCTGTGAAAAAGAATGTGATTAATAAAAACACCCGGGAATGTAAAATACTTGCCTCTTTTTCCCTTGTAGTAAGACCAAATGTTAGTGACTGGCAGTAGACAGAGTATTAGCTcactttaaaaattcttgtttCCATGGCTACTAAGGCTGAATGGTGGATTATGAGCAAAGAACACAACTTCCTAGCCATATTTGGCCATAAAGGACCAGTGTGCTTAACTTCCTGTTGTATGTGAATAGTCTTCAAAAGAGGAATTTACTTATTGAAATCATGCATCAAATAAGTACTACAATGCCTGATGGGCATAGCAGATatagttatttgaaaaaaaaataagctctcATCCCCCAATCCTTgcccttcagtgtgtgtgtgtgtgtgtattggaagGATAGACATTTCACTTTGAGCAAAGTGTCTTCATTGGAGACTTTGTGACCATCTTACCTTCTAGAAACATCTTAGATAGAGACACAAAGTAAATATTGTCAGTAATAACagattatatgtaaataaaatcatgGGGTATTTTGTTTGGAATAGAAAAatgtcctccttttctctttctgtgttttaccTCAAACTCTGTTACTTTGATGAtactagttagggtttctattgttgtgataaaagcAACATGACCAAattcaacttggagaggaaatggtTCATGTGGCTCACATTGCCACATCATAGTGCATCATCTCAATAGACTAGGGCAGGCACTCAAGGAAGaaaccaaagacagaaaatgaatcaAGCAGGAGCCATGGAAAAACACAGCTTACTGAGTTGACCCCCATAGCTTGTTCAATGTGCATTTTTATATCATCCCTTACCAGAGGCCCAGGTTTTGTACTGCCCACCTTCTGCCAGGACATCCTACATAAGATACTAATCAAGACAATtactaaccaagaaaatgtcctatagactTGACTATAGGCAATTTGATGGAGAGGATCCCTTCATTGAGCTTCTTCTTTCCAGGTAACTCTTAAGTTCTTACAAACTGATATAAAGCTATGTAAATTTACACAATGTTATTTCTTACTGTGGTCACATCTTGAGAACATACCATACTGTAAGCATATAGTTAAAAATAGCCAAAGTGTGTAAATGAgtggaaaaaagagaaggaaagtttgactttctttttaaaccttATCTCTTTGTACTTCATAATGTATCTGTGGTATAATAAGCAATGAAGAAAACCTGCACTTTCTGCTACATGACAGCTTCCAGAACATACTAATATCAAAATCAGGATGAATTTCTTAGAGTGAGCTGTGGAGATCAATGGGAAGTGCATAAACATCCTGTTACAGGAAATGGGAAGACAAGAATGTTTCATAAAAAGCATGGTGTAGCCTTACTGTATAAATGtgcatgttgttgtttttatgtatgtgccCAACATGGAAGATTCCACAGCATGCCATCTTAGACAGAAGAATTCAAACAGCATTTGCTAGCAA encodes:
- the LOC131899719 gene encoding uncharacterized protein LOC131899719: MNLLIHNTQRFAKMKEFIFKFSGLICSTAALVFEIILANSQCWRLWEFNNEGVQFVSIGLWKAYYAQEFNISGSMTRMLVHTPLNSTWNKSSEFQYLQVLIAWAILMKLLVVIFTSVAIKISCLEDPLIEIQLFCYKMSAITLAVSSLFTLVTVTLNHLVDIYGQITLDFSPDFPVKKEDIIKKHCTNVFPMGVLIATMSLFGVIMFLYEMISLRVQSQVKAQCASNLAAQMV